A genomic window from Glycine max cultivar Williams 82 chromosome 17, Glycine_max_v4.0, whole genome shotgun sequence includes:
- the LOC102666500 gene encoding uncharacterized protein: protein MPLYSKFLKDLLTKKSKYIHSDNIVVEGNCSAVIQRILPLKHKDPGSVPIPCSIGSVSVGKALIDLGASINLMPLSMCRRLGELEIMPTRMTLQLADRSITMPYGVIADVLVRVKHFTFPADFVVMDIEEDTKIPLILGRPFMLTTSCVVDMGKKKLEMGIVDQKISFDLFDEDKHLLSQNVYSKVNELWK, encoded by the coding sequence atgccactctattCAAAATTCTTGAAAGATCTATTAACCAAGAAGAGCAAGTACATTCACAGTGACAATATtgttgtggaaggaaattgcagCGCAGTGATTCAACGAATCCTTCCACtaaagcacaaagatcctgggagtgtcCCTATTCCATGCTCCATTGGTTCTGTGTCTGTTGGAAAGGCTCTCATTGATTTGGGAGCCAGCATTAActtaatgccactctccatgtgtagGAGGCTAGGAGAGTTGGAAATTATGCCAACGAGGATGACACTGCAACTAGCAGATCGTTCCATTACCATGCCATATGGCGTAATTGCGGATGTTTTGGTTAGAGTGAAGCATTTCACTTTCCCAGCTGATTTTGTAGTAATGGACATTGAAGAGGACACTAAAATCCCATTGATCTTAGGACGTCCCTTCATGCTAACAACTAGTTGCGTGGTTGATATGGGAAAGAAAAAGCTGGAAATGGGAATAGTTGATCAGAAGATCagctttgatttgtttgatgaAGACAAGCATTTGCTCAGCCAAAATGTCTATTCAAAGGTAAATGAACTATGGAAATAG